The window ACAATCTGGCGCAGGGCCACAGGCACATCGATGATGGGGCAGGGCCGCAAAAGGTTGTCGCTAAAGGGTTGGCGTTTCTGGTAAGCCTTAAACAGGGGAGAGGCCAGGATTTCCTTCAGGCTCTTTTCCTTGATATTGTCCACGGCAAAGTGGACAAAGGCGCAGGGTTCCACCGCTCCGCTGGCGGTAATGTGGAAGTAACGGCGGCCGCCGGCAATGCAGCCCAGGGTTAACTCACCGTCGTTCCAGAAGTCGGCGATCTGGATGGGCTTGTGGGTGCGTATATAAGGGATGCGCTCCGCCAGATACGCGCGCTGCTCGGGGGTGATTACCAGGGAAAGATCCGGGTCCCTCCCGATAGGTATATAATGGAACGTCCAGCCGTAGGCCACACCGCGCTCGATCAAAAAGTCGATGAACTCGTCGCTGGTAATCTCTTCTACGTTTTGTCTCGTTATGGTGATGGAGACGCCGAAGACCGCTCCCCTCTCCCGCAGCCGGTCCATGGCGGCCACTATGCGGTCGAAGACTCCCCGTCCCCGGCGCCCGTCGGTTCGTTCTCGCCAGCCCTCCATGCTGATGGCGGGGGAGATGTTGCCCACCTCCACAATCCGGTCGGCCACTCGGTCATCGATGAGGGTTCCGTTGGTGTAAATCATGAAGGCCATATCCGGGTGGCGTTCGGCCAGCTCGAATAAGTGAGGCCACAGGAAGGGTTCCCCGCCCGACATGGCCAGCCAGTAAATACCCACCTCTTTAGCTTCCCGGCAGAGGCGGTCCATCAAGGGCAGGTCCAGGGTATCGTGCTGGGCATACTTACCCGCCCAGCACCCGTAACAGCGCAGGTTGCAGGCGCTGGTAGGGTCTACCAAGAAGAAGTTGGGGATATGTATCCCCGTCTCCTCTTCCACCTGCTGCTGGCGGGGAATGCCCAAAAGCATGGCATTAACAAACCAGTTGTAGACCATGCGCTTTTTCACATTGGGATGCAGTTGCGTAAAGAGCCTGTTAACGTAAGTACTGACGGCTTCGTTTTCCCGGTAGGCCTGCAAGAGCCTGTCGATCTGGTCCTTGTGCTCCTTCTTCCGGGCTATGAGGCGGGCGAAGTTCAGCAGCCGGGGGAAATTTTCTTCCGGATTGCGCTCGATGTACTTGAAGGCTTCCTGGAGGGCCTTTTCCGTCACCAGCTTCTTGGCCCCCTCCCAGTTACTGGGCAGATTCACGGCTATCCTCCCCTTCCTGCAGGATGGAATCTTGATCCCAAAATACCCAAAAGGTAAATAAAATATTCCCCAAAAAACCCAAAAATACTAATTCCATATTAATCCACGGGAGGGAAGCTGTCAAGGATTTAGTACCTGACGCATCCCCGCTTTTTAGCCTAGGCCTGCCTGGCTTTCGCTCGCTCCAGAAACCCTCGCGGGCCAAACTGTCACTCAACCTCAAGCTCCGGCGGGGTTCCCGGCAAATTCGACATCCTGTCTCAGTTGCCGGCCTCGGCCGTTCATGGCCTCGGCCCCGCCTCCGCTTTCGGCTTCGTGAAGTTTGGCAGCCGCGAAGGCTTGTTCGCTCGCTTGCGAGCCAGGGCAGGCCTTTGCCCCAGAAAGGGGAGGTAACTCAGATTTAACCCACTTTTTAGCCTAGCGCGATTTAGCCAGAGGAAGGGAACAAAAAAGGAGCCGGTTCTCTTTTTCCGGCCCCTAAGCCCTTGGGCTTGCATATTTCCGCAGGTAGGCCTGGATAAAGGGATCCAGCCACCCGTCCATGACGGCCTGCACATTGCCCACCTCCACCCCTGTCCGGTGGTCCTTTACCAGGCTATAGGGGTGGAAGACGTAAGAGCGGATCTGGTTGCCCCAGGCTATTTCCCTCTGCTCGCCCCGGAGGCGGGCC of the Thermanaeromonas sp. C210 genome contains:
- a CDS encoding radical SAM protein, which translates into the protein MPSNWEGAKKLVTEKALQEAFKYIERNPEENFPRLLNFARLIARKKEHKDQIDRLLQAYRENEAVSTYVNRLFTQLHPNVKKRMVYNWFVNAMLLGIPRQQQVEEETGIHIPNFFLVDPTSACNLRCYGCWAGKYAQHDTLDLPLMDRLCREAKEVGIYWLAMSGGEPFLWPHLFELAERHPDMAFMIYTNGTLIDDRVADRIVEVGNISPAISMEGWRERTDGRRGRGVFDRIVAAMDRLRERGAVFGVSITITRQNVEEITSDEFIDFLIERGVAYGWTFHYIPIGRDPDLSLVITPEQRAYLAERIPYIRTHKPIQIADFWNDGELTLGCIAGGRRYFHITASGAVEPCAFVHFAVDNIKEKSLKEILASPLFKAYQKRQPFSDNLLRPCPIIDVPVALRQIVAETGAKPTHEGAEAVLSGSIASFLDAHSARWAQVADGIWQERHPELGSKELTAGK